The Spirosoma sp. SC4-14 DNA window CGCTAACCTGTAACCTGTTCTATCGCTAACTTTTTCTAAATCTAAACCATTATGGCACACATCGCTATACCTATTCCTTCTACGCCTGGAAAACAGGAGATCGAAATCGACGTGACGATTAACGGCAAAAAACATGAGCTTCATTATCGCGTCGAGCTTTTTTATTGGGGGGATTGCAACGTCCCGACTTTTGACCGGGTGGAGTGCCTGCGCGAAATGATTTCGCACTACGATCAGGACTGGACGCTCTATTACATCGGCGCACCAACCGACGATTTTGTGCCCATTGCCTTCGTCAAAAAAGGCGATCGGGAAATTCAGCGTAAGCTGATGGTTGGAGCGATTTGAAGGAAGTTTTCAGTTTATAGTTTTCTTGAAAACTATAAACTGAAAACAGTAAACTAAAAAACTTTTAAAGTCATGTTTCGCAACTACATCAAGATTGCCCTGCGCAATTTGCTAAAACACAAATCATTCAGTTTTATCAATGTTACAGGGGTAGCTGTGGGACTGGCCTGTTTCCTGTTGATTGCGCTCTATGTTCGCGACGAGCTGAACTATGACCGATACAATGCCAATGCCGACCGGATTTACCGTGTTGCCCGAACGTTTATATCGTCGGAGGGGACACCCTCGCTGAAGCTGGCGCAGGCGGCTCCGCCATTTGGGCCATTGATTAAGCAGGACTTTCCCGAAGTCGAACAAGTTGTTCGGACACTCGATAATAATTCGCTGATTAACTATGGCGAACACTCATTTAACGAACGGGAGCTGTTTTTTGCAGAAGCGAATCTCTTTAAGGTGTTTAGTTTTCAGGTTACGAGCGGTAACCCCGAGCGGGCACTGGTAAATCCGTTTTCGATTATGTTTTCCCGACCGATGGCCGAAAAGTATTTCGGAAAAGAAAACCCCATCGGTAAAACCGTACGGCTCGATAACCAGTACGATCTGACCGTAACGGGCGTTTTTGAACCCTTACCGGCCCAGTCGCATTTTCATCCGAATTTTCTGCTATCGTTTTCAACCCTGAATGATCCACGTGTATATGGGGCCGAAGGGCTACGGACCAACTGGGGGAATAACTCGTTTAACACCTATGTGCTGCTGCGCGAAGGGGCCGATCCAAAGCGGATGGAAGCCGCTTTTCCGGAGTTTCAGAATAAATACGTGCCTCCCTTCGATGGCAGAAAACCATCGACCTTCTCGGAGTTAACTTTACAGAATCTGAAAGACATTCATCTGTATTCGCATACCGACTCCGAAATTGAGCCTACCGGCGATATTAAATATGTTTACCTGTTTTCGGCCATTGGTTTGTTCATTTTGCTGATTGCCTGCATCAATTATATGAATCTGGCAACTGCCCGTTCGGCCGGACGGGCGCGTGAGGTTGGGATGCGCAAGGTTGTAGGGGCCTTGCGCGGCCAGCTCATCAGTCAGTTCCTGAGCGAATCGATTGTAGTGGTTTTGTTTGCACTGGCCATCGCTATAGTGCTGGTACTGATTTGCCTTCCCGCACTCAATAATTTTACCGAAAAACAGCTTGAATTTTCTCAACTGGTCGATCCCGTCTTTTTAACGATTCTGGTTGCTATTACACTACTTACGGGCCTGATAGCAGGTAGCTATCCGGCGTTTTTCCTGACGTCGTTCCGGCCGTTGGGGGTTCTGAAAGGGCAAATTACATCGGCACTTCGAACCGGTAAACTACGTCAGATGCTGGTTGTTACGCAGTTTGCTATTGCGGTGGCGCTGATTATCAGTACCGCAGTGGTATATAGCCAGATGAAATATATTCAGGATTACCGGCTTGGCTATCAGAAAGATCAGATGCTACTGCTGTCCGATGTAGGGGATTCGACAACCAACTACGAAGCCTTTAAACAGCAACTGAAAGAAACCGGTATAGTGCGCGAAGTGGGTCGATCGTCGCGAATACCGTCGGGACGTCTGCTCGATTCGAATGGGGCTTCAGCACAAAAAGGCGACACGATGGCCCCGGTAACGATCAATTTACGCAGTTTACAGATCGATTATGATTTTATTCCTGCCTATCAGATTCCGATGGCGGCCGGTCGTAATTTCTCCCGTGGCTACTCCACCGATACCTCAATGATTATTCTTAACGAAACGGGAGCCCGGTTGCTGGGCTGGACACCACAACAGGCTATTGGGAAAGCGTTTCGCTATGGGCCAGTTAAGGGGCAGATTATTGGTGTGACGAAAGATTTTCACTTCGAATCGTTGCATCAGAAAATGTCGGCCATTGCCATGATCATGAACCCCCGTAATATGAACTGGCTCTCGATTCCGCTCTCGGGAAATATTCCGGCGGGGGTTAGCCACGTAGAAGAAATCTGGAAACGGTATTTTCCTGGACGCCCATTCGACTATCAGTTTCTGGATACGCGGTTTGACCGGCTCTATGCCCGCGAGCGTACTCAGCAGACGCTGTTTAGTGTATTTGCCAGTGTCGCTATTCTGATTTCGTGTCTGGGCTTATTGGGCTTGTCGATGTTTATGGCCGAGCAACGAACGAAAGAAATTGGCGTTCGCAAAGTGCTGGGCGCATCGGTATCGAGTCTGGTTGCCTTACTGTCGAAAGACTTTTTAAAGCTGGTTGGCATTGCTATCCTTATTGCATCGCCTGTGGCTGGTTGGGCCATGCTGCAATGGCTCGATGGCTTTGCTTACCATACCTCTCTCAGCGGTTGGGTATTTCTGCTGGCAGCCGTGTTGGCAGTTGGTATTGCTTTGTTAACCATAAGTTTCCAGAGCGTGAAAGCCGCGTTGATGAACCCGGTGAAATCACTTCGATCAGAATAAAAACAGCCCCCTAACCCTCAAAGGGGGCATTAACCGAATAACAACTCCCCCTTCGGGGGTAGGGAGGCTGCTATGTTCAAAAACTACCTCAAAATCGCTCTGCGCAGCTTACGGAAAAACCGGGTGTTCTCGCTCATTAATAGTGCCGGTATGGCATTAGGTATTGCCGCCTTTGCGTTCATTCTGGAATACGTTGCCTATGAACGTAGTGTCAATGGGTTTCACCAAAACTTACCAACGCTCTACCGACTGTTGTCGCAAACGAAGTCGGGCGATGTTGAGGTCGATATGGCCCCGGCCGTAGCGCCCCTGGCCAAACAGCAGTTTCCAGAGGTGCAGGATTTTTGCCGCATCGCCGAAAATTCGGCTAATGGTATCGTAACAGTTATGAATACCAGTGCAGCTCGCTCGCAGCAGTCGTTTCGTGAGAATAAGCTTGGTTATGCCGACGCCAGTTTCTTCACGCTTTTTACCTTCCCGCTGGTGCGGGGAGTTGCTAAGTCGGCGCTTAGCCAGCCCAACACGGTAGCGGTGTCGGTGTCGCAGGCCCGCAAATACTTTGGCGATACCAACCCAATTGGGCAAAAGCTTCTCCTGAGCAATCAGTTTGGCAAAACACCCTATATGGTCACGGCGGTTTTTGCCGATATGCCGCAAAATTCGGATCTGAAATTCGATGTTGTTTTTTCGCTGCAAACGCTGGCCAATCCAGCTAATCTCAATGACAATGACTGGGCGCGTCTCGACGGTTTCGATGGGTCGTATCTGACCACATTTTTGCAACTCCCGGCCAATACCGATTATCGCGCTCTGGTGGCCAAGTTCAATGCTTTTAGTAAAAAGATCCGGCCAGAAGACGAACGTGTGTTTCTCCTGCAACCCGCCCGAAACATTCATTTGGCTGCTTCGCTGAATGAGCCTTACCGAACTACGGGGAGCCTGGGGTTTGTCTATCTGCTAAGCGGCATTGCTGGTCTTATTTTGCTGATTGCCTGGTTTAATTACATCAACTTATCGACGGCGGGTGCGTTGAAACGAGCTAAAGAAGTGGGCGTTCGGAAGGTGGTTGGAGCCGGTCGTGGGCAACTGATCGGGCAATTTCTGGGCGAATCGCTGCTGCTAAATGTCGTTGGATTTGGACTAGCGCTGACACTGGTTTCATTGCTGCAACAGCCTGTCAATGAGTTTGTCCAGAAAGATTTGTCGCTAAGT harbors:
- a CDS encoding ABC transporter permease, producing the protein MFRNYIKIALRNLLKHKSFSFINVTGVAVGLACFLLIALYVRDELNYDRYNANADRIYRVARTFISSEGTPSLKLAQAAPPFGPLIKQDFPEVEQVVRTLDNNSLINYGEHSFNERELFFAEANLFKVFSFQVTSGNPERALVNPFSIMFSRPMAEKYFGKENPIGKTVRLDNQYDLTVTGVFEPLPAQSHFHPNFLLSFSTLNDPRVYGAEGLRTNWGNNSFNTYVLLREGADPKRMEAAFPEFQNKYVPPFDGRKPSTFSELTLQNLKDIHLYSHTDSEIEPTGDIKYVYLFSAIGLFILLIACINYMNLATARSAGRAREVGMRKVVGALRGQLISQFLSESIVVVLFALAIAIVLVLICLPALNNFTEKQLEFSQLVDPVFLTILVAITLLTGLIAGSYPAFFLTSFRPLGVLKGQITSALRTGKLRQMLVVTQFAIAVALIISTAVVYSQMKYIQDYRLGYQKDQMLLLSDVGDSTTNYEAFKQQLKETGIVREVGRSSRIPSGRLLDSNGASAQKGDTMAPVTINLRSLQIDYDFIPAYQIPMAAGRNFSRGYSTDTSMIILNETGARLLGWTPQQAIGKAFRYGPVKGQIIGVTKDFHFESLHQKMSAIAMIMNPRNMNWLSIPLSGNIPAGVSHVEEIWKRYFPGRPFDYQFLDTRFDRLYARERTQQTLFSVFASVAILISCLGLLGLSMFMAEQRTKEIGVRKVLGASVSSLVALLSKDFLKLVGIAILIASPVAGWAMLQWLDGFAYHTSLSGWVFLLAAVLAVGIALLTISFQSVKAALMNPVKSLRSE